The following are from one region of the Syngnathus acus chromosome 10, fSynAcu1.2, whole genome shotgun sequence genome:
- the cenpu gene encoding centromere protein U isoform X1, which yields MSTRKSRSVKAAPIAPVGNKKSSSLDSGNQSTIGSASFLEGLQEKNGNPLHSTAIEDDFNLSKEPQKTKSRVGKNITKKVNEVVKTRTQKNEPAKVEKKRGSQSKKSRGSQEESDTVPCTKRRQNQVLSSDGDTDEDTSWNPSRKKAKIQSLERTSKKLTRADKVQRNGKKRKKSQGGTELEVVMEAFLNFCDEYRDSVESNAVKKAIDCFSNSVKEQLLEKMASNREFKALKRENSKVSSMIRTKTQQLLDAKHELIRAERLVDLLQKEKNDLKLRLEDLRRSQAFLKDIRGLTQVYLDYRTAHPKEKETYGTSSVAAQLLET from the exons ATGAG TACCCGAAAGAGCAGAAGCGTCAAGGCGGCGCCCATTGCACCAGTTGGCAACAAG AAATCCTCATCTCTGGACTCTGGCAACCAATCTACAATTGGTAGTGCCAGTTTCTTAGAAGGgctacaggaaaaaaatg GTAACCCTCTGCACAGTACTGCCATAGAAGATGATTTCAACCTTTCAAAAGAGCCCCAGAAGACAAAAAGTCGAGTGGGGAAGAACATCACAAAGAAAGTGAATGAAGTGGTCAAAACCAG GACTCAGAAAAATGAACCGGCAAAGGTAGAAAAGAAGAGAGGTTCACAGAGTAAAAAGTCAAGGGGCTCACAG GAAGAATCAGACACCGTCCCTTGCACCAAAAGGAGACAAAATCAAGTTCTGTCCTCTGATGGTGACACAGACGAGGACACAAGCTGG aaCCCAAGtcgaaagaaagcaaaaatccAAAGTTTGGAGAGAACCTCAAAAAAGTTGACCAGAG CAGACAAAGTCCAAAGGAAtgggaagaaaaggaaaaaatctCAAGGAGGAACAGAGTTGGAAGTGGTGATGGAGGCCTTCCTCAATTTCTGTGATGAGTACAG GGATTCTGTCGAGTCTAATGCTGTCAAGAAAGCAATTGATTGTTTCTCCAACAGTGTCAAGGAACAACTTCTTGAAAAG ATGGCCTCAAATAGAGAGTTTAAGGCTCTGAAACGGGAAAATTCCAAG GTGAGCTCCATGATACGTACAAAGACACAGCAACTTTTGGATGCCAAGCATGAGCTAATAAG GGCGGAGCGGCTCGTGGACTTGctgcaaaaagagaaaaatgacctCAAACTAAGATTAGAAGATCTGAGAAGAAGCCAGGCTTTCCTCAAAGATATTAGAGGACTCACCCAAGTATATCTGGACTACCGGACTGCACATCCAAAAGAGAAAGAGACA TATGGTACATCCAGTGTAGCAGCTCAACTACTGGAGACCTAA
- the cenpu gene encoding centromere protein U isoform X2, whose protein sequence is MSTRKSRSVKAAPIAPVGNKKSSSLDSGNQSTIGSASFLEGLQEKNGNPLHSTAIEDDFNLSKEPQKTKSRVGKNITKKVNEVVKTRTQKNEPAKVEKKRGSQSKKSRGSQEESDTVPCTKRRQNQVLSSDGDTDEDTSWNPSRKKAKIQSLERTSKKLTRDKVQRNGKKRKKSQGGTELEVVMEAFLNFCDEYRDSVESNAVKKAIDCFSNSVKEQLLEKMASNREFKALKRENSKVSSMIRTKTQQLLDAKHELIRAERLVDLLQKEKNDLKLRLEDLRRSQAFLKDIRGLTQVYLDYRTAHPKEKETYGTSSVAAQLLET, encoded by the exons ATGAG TACCCGAAAGAGCAGAAGCGTCAAGGCGGCGCCCATTGCACCAGTTGGCAACAAG AAATCCTCATCTCTGGACTCTGGCAACCAATCTACAATTGGTAGTGCCAGTTTCTTAGAAGGgctacaggaaaaaaatg GTAACCCTCTGCACAGTACTGCCATAGAAGATGATTTCAACCTTTCAAAAGAGCCCCAGAAGACAAAAAGTCGAGTGGGGAAGAACATCACAAAGAAAGTGAATGAAGTGGTCAAAACCAG GACTCAGAAAAATGAACCGGCAAAGGTAGAAAAGAAGAGAGGTTCACAGAGTAAAAAGTCAAGGGGCTCACAG GAAGAATCAGACACCGTCCCTTGCACCAAAAGGAGACAAAATCAAGTTCTGTCCTCTGATGGTGACACAGACGAGGACACAAGCTGG aaCCCAAGtcgaaagaaagcaaaaatccAAAGTTTGGAGAGAACCTCAAAAAAGTTGACCAGAG ACAAAGTCCAAAGGAAtgggaagaaaaggaaaaaatctCAAGGAGGAACAGAGTTGGAAGTGGTGATGGAGGCCTTCCTCAATTTCTGTGATGAGTACAG GGATTCTGTCGAGTCTAATGCTGTCAAGAAAGCAATTGATTGTTTCTCCAACAGTGTCAAGGAACAACTTCTTGAAAAG ATGGCCTCAAATAGAGAGTTTAAGGCTCTGAAACGGGAAAATTCCAAG GTGAGCTCCATGATACGTACAAAGACACAGCAACTTTTGGATGCCAAGCATGAGCTAATAAG GGCGGAGCGGCTCGTGGACTTGctgcaaaaagagaaaaatgacctCAAACTAAGATTAGAAGATCTGAGAAGAAGCCAGGCTTTCCTCAAAGATATTAGAGGACTCACCCAAGTATATCTGGACTACCGGACTGCACATCCAAAAGAGAAAGAGACA TATGGTACATCCAGTGTAGCAGCTCAACTACTGGAGACCTAA
- the LOC119128644 gene encoding caspase-3-like, with protein sequence MAATKDAGSLEKSEDTMDAFKLFSKRTNPSNGSNKAEETDSVPISKVSAHNPYQYKMDYPNMGICLIINNKNFDKSTRMSTRNGTDVDAAFAMKTFKELGYTIKVATDQTVKQMMSLLLSVSQEDHSCNASFVCVLLSHGEEGVIFGTDGFEMLENLTKPFKGHRCKTLVGKPKLFFIQACRGSELDGGTGLQADSVEEQTSERIPVEADFLYAYSTAPGYYSWRNTQNGSWFMQALCEMLQRFKGELELMQIMTRVNYKVATHFESNSCLPGFTGKKQIPCIVSMLTKDLYFPK encoded by the exons ATGGCAGCAACTAAAGATGCTGGTTCTCTGGAGAAGTCTGAGGACACTATGGACGCCTTCAAACTATTTTCAAAAAG GACGAATCCATCGAATGGCAGTAATAAAGCTGAGGAAACAGACTCTGTTCCCATCAGCAAAGTGTCAGCCCACAACCCATATCAGTACAAGATGGACTACCCAAACATGGGAATCTGCCTGATTATCAACAATAAGAACTTCGACAAAAGCACAA GGATGAGCACTCGTAACGGGACCGATGTCGACGCCGCTTTTGCCATGAAAACTTTTAAGGAACTGGGTTACACCATTAAAGTGGCCACTGATCAGACTGTAAAGCAGATGATGAGTCTCCTGTTAAGTG TATCCCAAGAGGACCACAGCTGCAATGCatcatttgtgtgcgtgttgctAAGTCATGGTGAAGAGGGTGTGATTTTTGGAACTGATGGATTTGAAATGCTTGAAAATTTGACAAAACCTTTCAAAGGACATCGTTGCAAGACTCTGGTGGGAAAACCAAAGCTCTTCTTTATACAG GCATGCCGTGGCTCGGAACTGGATGGGGGGACGGGCCTCCAAGCCGACAGTGTTGAGGAGCAAACATCGGAGAGGATTCCTGTGGAGGCCGACTTCTTGTATGCCTATTCCACAGCTCCAG GCTACTACTCTTGGAGGAACACGCAAAACGGTTCCTGGTTCATGCAGGCATTGTGCGAGATGTTGCAGCGATTCAAAGGCGAGTTGGAACTGATGCAGATCATGACTCGGGTCAACTACAAGGTGGCAACGCACTTCGAATCCAACTCCTGCCTTCCCGGCTTCACTGGCAAGAAGCAGATTCCCTGCATTGTCTCCATGTTAACCAAAGACCTTTACTTCCCTAAATAA